A window from Variovorax sp. PBL-E5 encodes these proteins:
- a CDS encoding TauD/TfdA dioxygenase family protein, with translation MRVEPLTCTIGAELGNVNLGAAAEDDLLMAEIRALLLKHRVVFFRDQDITRAQHVAFARRFGELEEHPVVGSHPDHPGLVQIYKTPESPPERHENSWHTDATWREKPPFGCVLRCVECPPVGGDTMWVNMVEAYRQLPEDIKKTIAPLRARHGIEASFGAAMPIEKRLALKAQFPDVEHPVVRTHPETGEKVLFVNGSFTTHFTNFNTPANVRFGQDKAPGASHLLNYLISQAYIPEYQVRFRWKKNSVAFWDNRSTQHYAVMDYPACHRKMERTAIIGDLPY, from the coding sequence ATCCGGGTCGAGCCGCTCACCTGCACGATCGGCGCCGAGCTCGGCAACGTCAACCTCGGCGCGGCGGCCGAGGACGACCTGCTGATGGCCGAGATCCGGGCGCTTCTCCTCAAGCACCGCGTGGTGTTCTTTCGCGACCAGGACATCACGCGCGCCCAGCACGTGGCGTTCGCGCGCCGCTTCGGCGAGCTGGAAGAGCATCCCGTGGTGGGCAGCCATCCCGACCACCCAGGGCTGGTTCAGATCTACAAGACACCGGAAAGCCCACCCGAGCGCCACGAGAATTCCTGGCACACCGACGCCACCTGGCGCGAGAAGCCGCCGTTCGGCTGCGTGCTGCGCTGCGTCGAATGCCCGCCCGTGGGCGGCGACACGATGTGGGTCAACATGGTCGAGGCCTACAGGCAACTGCCCGAGGACATCAAGAAGACGATCGCCCCCTTGCGCGCGCGCCACGGCATCGAGGCCAGCTTCGGCGCCGCCATGCCGATCGAGAAGCGCCTGGCGCTGAAGGCGCAGTTTCCGGACGTCGAGCATCCGGTCGTGCGCACCCATCCGGAAACCGGCGAGAAGGTGCTGTTCGTCAACGGCAGCTTCACGACGCACTTCACCAACTTCAATACGCCGGCCAACGTTCGCTTCGGCCAGGACAAGGCACCGGGCGCCAGCCATTTGCTCAATTACCTGATCAGCCAGGCCTATATCCCCGAATACCAGGTCCGTTTCCGCTGGAAGAAGAACAGCGTGGCTTTCTGGGACAACCGCTCGACCCAGCACTACGCGGTGATGGACTACCCGGCATGCCATCGCAAGATGGAGCGCACCGCCATCATCGGCGACCTGCCGTACTGA
- a CDS encoding RBBP9/YdeN family alpha/beta hydrolase, whose translation MSSAVPTVLIVPGLREHVPDHWQTLLAARLPRVRSVAPLEHDKLSCAARVDAIDRALAAIEGPVVIVAHSAGAMMVAHWAARHATREIRGALLAAPADLETPMPAGYPTTDALEQNGWLPIPRATLPFPSIVAAGSNDPLTRLDRARDFARAWGSRFVELGAVGHLNPASGHGEWPQAEAFIRELS comes from the coding sequence ATGAGTTCCGCGGTACCCACCGTTCTCATCGTCCCCGGCCTGCGCGAGCACGTGCCGGACCACTGGCAGACCCTGCTGGCGGCCAGGCTGCCTCGTGTGCGCAGCGTCGCCCCGCTCGAGCACGACAAGCTGAGTTGCGCCGCGCGCGTCGACGCGATCGATCGCGCGCTGGCCGCCATCGAAGGGCCGGTGGTCATCGTCGCGCACAGCGCGGGCGCGATGATGGTGGCCCATTGGGCGGCCCGGCATGCCACACGCGAAATCCGCGGCGCCCTGCTGGCAGCACCTGCGGACCTCGAGACGCCGATGCCGGCGGGCTACCCGACGACCGATGCACTCGAGCAAAACGGCTGGCTGCCGATCCCCCGCGCCACCTTGCCCTTTCCGAGCATCGTGGCGGCAGGCAGCAACGATCCCCTCACGCGCCTCGATCGCGCCCGCGACTTCGCGCGCGCGTGGGGCAGCCGCTTCGTCGAACTCGGCGCGGTCGGGCATCTGAATCCGGCTTCGGGCCATGGCGAGTGGCCGCAGGCCGAAGCGTTCATTCGCGAACTCTCGTAA
- a CDS encoding IS110 family transposase: MTRSVFVGLDWAYRSHAVCVIDAQGSVLKHLTISHDAQGLGELRHALAAFGKALPIAIERPSGLIVDALVEAGHQVFAIHPNPVKASRPRYRSTNAKSDAGDAFMLADLLRTDGHRWHALQPQSAAIRGLRALVRTRDDLVTTRVRLANQLTALLDAYWPGAACIFAAVDSPIALAFIEQWPTARKLTARQIAAFCKRHGYSGRRSAGVLLERLQAAAPSLCEPTLAQAHATAALALVAVLKPLSVQIKALDAHIAQAMTALPQAISVMSLPRAGCICAAQILAELGDVPERFASAQQLCSEAGVVPVTYESGKSRAVTFRWACNHRLRRAITCLADNSRHASPWAASVYNAARKRGCDHPHAVRILARAWTRVLWRIWTNGTLYDPAIHSSACRIEISQEG, from the coding sequence ATGACTCGTAGTGTCTTTGTCGGCCTGGATTGGGCCTACCGCTCGCACGCGGTGTGCGTGATCGATGCTCAGGGCAGCGTGCTCAAGCACTTGACCATCAGCCACGACGCCCAAGGACTGGGCGAGCTGCGGCACGCGCTCGCTGCCTTCGGCAAGGCCTTGCCCATCGCCATTGAACGGCCTTCGGGCCTGATCGTCGATGCCCTGGTTGAAGCCGGCCATCAGGTCTTTGCAATCCACCCCAACCCCGTCAAGGCCAGCCGCCCACGCTACCGCAGCACCAACGCCAAGAGCGATGCGGGAGATGCCTTCATGCTGGCTGACTTGCTGCGTACCGACGGTCATCGCTGGCACGCTTTGCAGCCCCAGTCGGCGGCTATCCGCGGCTTGCGCGCCCTGGTGCGCACACGCGACGATTTGGTGACCACGCGCGTTCGCCTGGCCAACCAGCTCACCGCACTGCTTGATGCCTATTGGCCTGGCGCCGCCTGCATCTTTGCCGCCGTCGATTCGCCCATTGCACTGGCCTTCATCGAGCAGTGGCCTACCGCGCGCAAACTCACCGCCCGCCAGATCGCCGCCTTTTGCAAGCGCCATGGCTACAGCGGCCGGCGTTCGGCCGGTGTCTTGCTCGAGCGCCTTCAGGCTGCCGCGCCAAGCCTGTGCGAACCCACGCTCGCCCAGGCCCACGCTACGGCCGCCTTGGCCTTGGTGGCCGTGCTCAAGCCCCTGAGCGTCCAGATCAAGGCCCTGGATGCACACATTGCCCAAGCCATGACCGCGCTGCCGCAAGCCATCTCGGTGATGTCGCTGCCGCGCGCCGGTTGCATCTGCGCCGCCCAGATCCTGGCCGAATTGGGTGACGTACCTGAGCGCTTTGCCAGCGCCCAGCAGCTGTGCTCCGAGGCAGGCGTCGTACCGGTCACCTACGAGTCCGGCAAGAGTCGCGCCGTCACCTTCCGATGGGCTTGCAACCATCGCCTGCGTCGAGCCATTACCTGCCTTGCAGACAACTCTCGTCATGCCAGCCCATGGGCTGCCAGCGTCTACAACGCCGCGCGCAAGCGCGGTTGCGATCATCCGCACGCAGTGCGCATATTGGCTCGCGCCTGGACCCGTGTGCTCTGGCGCATCTGGACCAACGGCACTCTCTACGACCCGGCCATCCATTCCAGCGCTTGTCGCATCGAAATCTCTCAAGAGGGTTGA
- a CDS encoding MmgE/PrpD family protein has protein sequence MNAGPVAQTLAERLVAEWYSLDESTIPAHVDAATIRCIKDTLGVALAARALGVGMAGVHVALQDASVPQSALWGAGMRVSMEDAALANGMLSHALDFDDTHAAAIVHSSSVLVPAALAVGEAVQASGRSILAALVVGYQVAARLGRLAPGPFQDNGFQATSVLGTFAAAIVAARLMRLSPDQALNALGIAGSMASGSMAYLSDGSDVKQMHPGWAAMSGIRAAKFARAGFRGPRAIFEHRLGIFHSFARVDITDTWRDACGAPWEVALMGPKPYPACLCVHAPVQAMLQLRGEGWVSPDRIEDIREIRCEGPQWYRELVFEPAASKIAPRTPYEARFSAPWSMARALLDGGLDVRSFSPEKLSDPVAGALAARTAFTAEELPEFPASFPARVTVTLADGARRSAYVAHNLGAPGNPMTDDDIEAKFQACMAAVLPPARADELSHCIAGLVEGNGAQQLFECLGRLDPAGMQSEISTYKETEKC, from the coding sequence ATGAATGCCGGACCTGTCGCGCAAACGCTGGCCGAGCGACTGGTCGCCGAGTGGTATTCGCTCGACGAGAGCACGATCCCGGCGCATGTCGATGCGGCCACGATCCGATGCATCAAGGACACGCTGGGCGTTGCCCTGGCGGCCCGCGCCCTTGGCGTCGGCATGGCCGGCGTGCACGTCGCGCTTCAGGATGCGAGCGTGCCGCAGTCGGCCTTGTGGGGCGCTGGCATGCGTGTCTCGATGGAGGATGCCGCGCTCGCCAACGGGATGCTCTCGCATGCGCTCGATTTCGACGACACGCATGCGGCGGCGATCGTGCATTCCAGTTCGGTGCTCGTCCCCGCGGCGCTGGCGGTCGGAGAAGCGGTGCAGGCATCGGGCCGCTCGATCCTCGCGGCGCTCGTCGTCGGCTACCAGGTCGCCGCGCGCCTGGGCCGGCTGGCGCCCGGGCCCTTCCAGGACAACGGCTTCCAGGCCACCTCGGTGCTGGGCACCTTCGCGGCGGCGATCGTCGCCGCCAGGCTCATGCGGCTTTCGCCGGACCAGGCGCTGAACGCCCTCGGCATCGCGGGGAGCATGGCGTCCGGATCGATGGCCTACCTGTCGGACGGCAGCGACGTGAAGCAGATGCACCCGGGCTGGGCGGCGATGTCGGGCATCCGCGCCGCCAAGTTCGCGCGCGCGGGTTTCCGCGGACCCCGCGCCATCTTCGAGCACCGGCTCGGGATCTTCCATTCGTTCGCGCGGGTCGACATCACCGACACCTGGCGCGACGCCTGCGGCGCGCCGTGGGAAGTGGCGCTCATGGGCCCCAAGCCCTATCCGGCCTGCCTGTGCGTGCACGCACCGGTCCAGGCCATGCTGCAGTTGCGCGGCGAAGGATGGGTGTCGCCGGATCGCATCGAGGACATCCGCGAGATCCGCTGCGAGGGGCCGCAGTGGTACCGGGAACTGGTGTTCGAACCGGCCGCATCGAAGATCGCGCCGCGCACACCCTACGAGGCGCGGTTCAGCGCGCCATGGTCGATGGCACGGGCGCTGCTGGACGGAGGCCTCGACGTGCGGAGCTTCTCGCCGGAGAAACTGTCCGACCCGGTGGCCGGCGCGCTCGCTGCGCGCACGGCTTTCACCGCGGAAGAATTGCCCGAGTTTCCGGCTTCCTTTCCGGCGCGGGTCACCGTGACACTGGCCGATGGCGCGCGGCGCTCGGCCTATGTCGCCCACAACCTCGGCGCGCCCGGAAACCCGATGACCGACGACGACATCGAGGCGAAGTTCCAGGCTTGCATGGCAGCGGTGCTGCCGCCTGCCCGCGCCGACGAACTCTCGCACTGCATCGCCGGACTCGTCGAGGGCAACGGTGCGCAGCAGTTGTTCGAGTGCCTGGGCCGTCTGGATCCCGCGGGCATGCAGTCGGAAATTTCAACCTACAAGGAGACAGAAAAATGCTAA
- a CDS encoding Bug family tripartite tricarboxylate transporter substrate binding protein, with translation MSNLAGAQAGKSWPSRPIKVIVPGGAGGVLDAMARKLYTNLGKTLGQALVIENRTGANGLIGSLAVKTAAPDGYTLLHSTASSMVMAEALNPDLSVKTLRDLEPVALTAVGGVLLAVHPSVPAKTLPELVALLRSDPKKYQSYGSWGVGSNGHLTMEWIKQRADLTINHVPYKTTPALLTDIIAGVIPIGWVDVVSPLGFITQGKLRGIALSGTVRSPKLPEVKTLSEQGYPFAATGWQGVFAPKKTPSELLDRLHAAINHELVQPEFAESLRQLNIPPATPVSRQEFTKMITDDLAAWRKVVVDGNIKPE, from the coding sequence ATGAGCAATCTGGCCGGCGCCCAGGCCGGCAAGAGCTGGCCCTCACGCCCCATCAAAGTCATCGTGCCAGGTGGCGCAGGCGGGGTGTTGGATGCCATGGCGCGGAAGCTCTACACCAACCTCGGGAAAACGCTGGGTCAGGCACTTGTCATCGAAAATCGCACGGGCGCGAATGGATTGATCGGCAGCCTCGCGGTCAAGACCGCTGCACCGGATGGCTATACGCTTTTGCACAGCACAGCATCGTCCATGGTGATGGCCGAGGCACTGAATCCAGACCTCTCGGTGAAGACTCTGCGAGACCTGGAACCCGTGGCGCTGACTGCCGTGGGTGGCGTGCTGCTTGCCGTGCACCCTTCGGTGCCTGCGAAGACACTCCCTGAGCTGGTTGCGCTTCTGCGAAGCGATCCCAAGAAATACCAATCGTATGGAAGTTGGGGCGTCGGTTCGAACGGACACCTGACGATGGAGTGGATCAAGCAACGGGCAGACCTGACCATCAACCACGTCCCCTATAAAACAACGCCTGCGTTGCTGACGGATATCATCGCCGGCGTGATTCCCATTGGCTGGGTCGACGTCGTTTCTCCGTTGGGCTTCATCACGCAAGGCAAACTGCGCGGCATCGCATTGTCGGGCACGGTTCGCAGTCCCAAACTGCCTGAGGTCAAGACGCTTTCCGAGCAAGGCTATCCATTTGCTGCGACCGGTTGGCAAGGTGTTTTTGCACCAAAGAAGACGCCATCGGAGTTGCTTGATCGTCTGCATGCAGCCATCAATCATGAATTGGTGCAGCCGGAGTTCGCTGAATCACTTCGCCAGTTGAACATCCCGCCTGCAACTCCCGTGAGCCGTCAAGAATTCACGAAGATGATCACGGACGACCTGGCTGCATGGCGGAAGGTCGTCGTGGACGGCAATATCAAGCCAGAGTGA
- a CDS encoding AraC family transcriptional regulator, giving the protein MSESRRPISRLVRSATLNGYVELVESLGRDPHVFMRTVGLDAKLLEDPETLIPRDAARELLEITARATQTEDLALRLAAKRKLSALGPISLVLREEPTPRDALDTLCRYLKLVNTSLTIRVEDAASMVIIREDLLPSPGLAMRQSTELAVGSMFRMLSELIGPHWQPLEVCFTHRPPKDVSAHRAFFGRRVKFDQEFNGLVCMAIDLSRPRGSGDQVSAGFARKYLEAALKDRRESAQEACRQIILALLPGGTCNAQEVARLLRVDRRTLYRQLDAEGLTFSRLLDQVRSDLVKRHLRESDIPLSEVAERLGFSRLSSFSRWFRSLFGCSASQWSKLTADMAVVDERGTESPSRL; this is encoded by the coding sequence ATGAGTGAGTCCAGGAGACCAATCTCTCGACTGGTGCGCAGCGCCACCTTGAACGGCTACGTCGAGTTGGTGGAGTCGCTCGGGCGGGACCCCCATGTGTTCATGCGAACCGTGGGGCTGGACGCGAAGTTGCTCGAAGACCCCGAGACGCTGATCCCGAGAGATGCCGCGCGCGAGTTGCTCGAGATCACCGCCCGTGCCACGCAGACCGAAGATCTGGCGCTGCGTCTTGCAGCCAAGCGCAAGCTGTCTGCCCTCGGGCCTATCAGTCTCGTGCTGAGGGAGGAGCCCACGCCGAGGGATGCGCTCGACACGCTGTGCCGCTACCTGAAACTGGTGAACACCTCGCTGACCATCCGGGTTGAAGACGCTGCCAGCATGGTCATCATCCGTGAAGACTTGCTGCCAAGCCCCGGGCTGGCGATGCGACAGTCGACGGAACTCGCTGTGGGCAGCATGTTTCGCATGCTGAGCGAATTGATCGGACCGCATTGGCAACCGCTCGAAGTCTGCTTCACACATCGCCCACCCAAGGACGTCTCCGCACATCGGGCATTCTTCGGGCGGCGCGTCAAATTCGATCAGGAGTTCAACGGCCTGGTCTGCATGGCGATCGACCTGTCAAGACCGCGCGGGTCCGGAGACCAGGTGTCGGCGGGATTCGCGCGCAAATACCTGGAAGCAGCCCTCAAGGATCGGCGTGAAAGCGCGCAGGAAGCCTGTCGCCAGATCATCCTGGCACTGCTGCCGGGCGGCACCTGCAATGCACAGGAGGTTGCACGGCTCCTGCGCGTCGATCGCCGTACGCTGTACCGTCAACTCGATGCGGAGGGTCTCACCTTCAGCCGTCTGCTCGACCAGGTGCGATCGGATCTGGTCAAGCGCCATCTGCGCGAGAGTGACATACCCCTCAGCGAGGTGGCCGAGCGGCTGGGCTTCTCCAGGCTCAGCAGCTTCAGCCGCTGGTTCCGCAGTCTTTTCGGTTGCAGCGCCTCGCAATGGAGCAAGCTGACCGCGGATATGGCCGTTGTTGACGAACGCGGGACTGAATCGCCCAGTCGTCTGTAG
- a CDS encoding ABC transporter permease, translating to MTTSANTLRAPAARSPLWGRILGAGVAKKLIVLIFLCCLWEGVVRLLGVNRLLFPPFSEVAVRLAAGLGLNGNGELWTYIWETLSVILQSFAISIVIAILFTGFAVANSWVRESLGVLTGIFQPLPSIALLPMAILWFGFSRESLVFVVVMAMVWPIASSLTVGFATISPTLYRLGRNYELGHLRIMTEILLPAALPMMISGLRVGWGFGWRTVVAAELVFGATGSGGGIGWYINNSRLFMNITDGFAGILLVIVVGLFTESLFRLVQYFTTHKWGTENF from the coding sequence ATGACGACTTCCGCCAACACCCTGCGAGCGCCCGCTGCGCGAAGCCCGCTGTGGGGCAGGATTCTTGGCGCCGGAGTCGCCAAGAAGCTGATCGTGCTGATCTTTCTTTGCTGCCTGTGGGAAGGCGTGGTGCGGCTGCTGGGCGTCAACCGGCTGCTGTTTCCGCCTTTCTCCGAAGTGGCCGTGCGGCTCGCGGCCGGGCTGGGATTGAACGGCAACGGCGAGCTCTGGACCTACATCTGGGAGACGCTGTCGGTCATCCTGCAGTCCTTCGCGATCAGCATCGTCATCGCGATCCTCTTCACCGGATTCGCGGTCGCGAACAGCTGGGTGCGCGAATCACTCGGCGTGCTGACCGGGATCTTCCAGCCCCTGCCGTCGATCGCGCTGCTGCCGATGGCCATCCTCTGGTTCGGCTTTTCTCGCGAGTCGCTGGTCTTCGTCGTCGTGATGGCCATGGTCTGGCCGATCGCGTCGTCGCTGACCGTGGGCTTCGCGACCATCTCGCCCACCTTGTACCGATTGGGCCGGAACTACGAGCTGGGTCACCTGCGGATCATGACGGAGATCCTGTTGCCGGCGGCGCTGCCGATGATGATCTCGGGGCTGCGCGTCGGCTGGGGCTTCGGCTGGCGCACGGTCGTCGCGGCCGAGCTCGTCTTCGGCGCCACCGGCTCGGGCGGAGGCATCGGCTGGTACATCAACAACAGCCGCCTCTTCATGAACATCACCGATGGCTTCGCCGGCATCCTGCTGGTGATCGTCGTGGGCCTGTTCACCGAAAGCCTGTTCCGCCTCGTGCAGTACTTCACCACGCACAAGTGGGGGACCGAGAACTTCTGA
- a CDS encoding 3-keto-5-aminohexanoate cleavage protein, whose amino-acid sequence MNFLDGHLYPENQQPLIITAAPYAPGWIPSDFPEDIPVTMEDQIQKAVDCYEAGATVLHLHVREADGKGSKRLSKFNELIAGVRARVPEMIIQVGGSISFAPEDDGSAAKWLSDDTRHMLAELTPKPDQVTVTVNTTQMNVTEHAGIDDFKGVSRGFPHLYATYKDMIVPSNPSWAEEHIRRLTAAGIQSEFQCYNINSFETIERMIRRGVYKGPLVMNWVAISGGMDQANIYNLANFLRAAPDGAVVTVESSVLNVLPVNMIGIALGLHVRCGIEDVLWNQTRTGKMSSVEQIKQLVRISTEFGRPIATAQQAREIMKIGVFYETADETLRENGFAPNRNGGTQGFLRKPT is encoded by the coding sequence ATGAACTTCCTTGACGGCCACCTGTATCCCGAGAACCAGCAGCCTCTGATCATCACCGCCGCTCCCTATGCGCCGGGCTGGATTCCCTCGGACTTCCCGGAAGACATCCCGGTCACGATGGAGGATCAGATCCAGAAGGCGGTGGATTGCTACGAAGCCGGTGCCACCGTGCTGCATCTGCATGTGCGTGAAGCCGATGGCAAGGGCAGCAAGCGCCTGTCGAAGTTCAACGAGTTGATCGCCGGGGTGCGCGCCCGCGTGCCGGAAATGATCATTCAGGTGGGTGGCTCGATCAGCTTCGCGCCGGAAGATGACGGCTCGGCCGCCAAGTGGCTGAGCGATGACACGCGGCACATGCTGGCCGAACTCACGCCGAAGCCCGACCAGGTGACGGTGACCGTCAACACGACGCAGATGAACGTGACGGAGCATGCAGGCATTGACGACTTCAAGGGCGTTTCGCGCGGCTTCCCGCACCTCTACGCGACCTACAAGGACATGATCGTTCCCTCGAATCCCAGCTGGGCCGAGGAGCACATCCGTCGCCTGACGGCCGCCGGCATCCAGAGCGAGTTTCAGTGCTACAACATCAACAGCTTCGAAACGATCGAGCGGATGATTCGCCGCGGCGTCTACAAGGGCCCGCTGGTGATGAACTGGGTGGCCATCAGCGGCGGCATGGATCAGGCGAACATCTACAACCTGGCCAACTTCCTGCGTGCTGCGCCCGATGGCGCGGTGGTCACGGTGGAAAGCTCGGTGCTCAATGTGCTGCCCGTGAACATGATCGGCATCGCCCTGGGCCTGCATGTGCGCTGCGGCATCGAGGATGTGCTCTGGAATCAGACCCGCACGGGCAAGATGAGCTCCGTCGAGCAGATCAAGCAGCTGGTGCGCATCTCGACCGAATTTGGCCGCCCCATCGCGACGGCGCAGCAGGCACGGGAGATCATGAAGATCGGCGTCTTCTACGAGACGGCAGACGAGACGCTTCGGGAAAACGGCTTCGCGCCCAACCGCAACGGTGGCACCCAGGGATTCCTGCGCAAGCCGACCTGA
- a CDS encoding ABC transporter substrate-binding protein — translation MLIHIRKLVLGLGLACGLALSAPAQVVEVTPGLSVEQMPKVKGTYVFAHGFGLIYGAMPVARQLGVVEKMFPNAKIEWVNIFTTAQQRDAMMAGRLSFGSCTPGPFLQAWDKGVGMKWLQTTGGFDAYLMVRPDGPNSLLDFVGTTRKLSPGPNTAQYFTAQEVLKRAGKDIKALDRNWVNLPHPDAMQALIAGQLDGHYATADFALRLQEQGMKKIGSFKETWGSLYAVGACTLDKTVSEQPDLVRGYALALRKTADWMNSHPEEAADALSKSVGGKVPPAEFLKYLKSPMYQSYTTDADLKTQAEAMRSFGALNNAPKSAADFYAFPADAGSKW, via the coding sequence ATGCTAATTCATATCCGCAAGCTGGTGTTGGGTCTGGGCCTGGCCTGTGGCCTTGCGCTGTCGGCGCCGGCCCAGGTCGTCGAAGTCACGCCGGGGCTCTCGGTGGAGCAGATGCCGAAGGTCAAGGGGACCTATGTCTTCGCGCACGGCTTCGGCCTGATCTACGGCGCCATGCCGGTCGCGCGCCAGCTCGGCGTGGTCGAGAAGATGTTCCCGAACGCGAAGATCGAATGGGTCAACATCTTCACCACGGCACAGCAACGCGACGCGATGATGGCCGGACGCCTGAGTTTCGGTTCATGCACGCCGGGGCCTTTTCTGCAGGCCTGGGACAAGGGCGTCGGCATGAAGTGGCTGCAGACGACGGGTGGCTTCGATGCCTATCTGATGGTTCGGCCGGACGGTCCCAACTCGCTGCTGGACTTCGTGGGCACGACCAGGAAACTCTCGCCGGGCCCGAACACGGCGCAGTACTTCACGGCGCAGGAGGTGCTCAAGCGCGCGGGCAAGGACATCAAGGCATTGGACCGGAACTGGGTCAACCTGCCGCACCCCGATGCGATGCAGGCGCTGATCGCCGGGCAGCTGGACGGCCACTACGCGACGGCGGATTTCGCCCTCCGCTTGCAGGAGCAAGGCATGAAGAAGATCGGCAGCTTCAAGGAAACCTGGGGCTCGCTCTATGCGGTGGGGGCCTGCACGCTGGACAAGACCGTGTCCGAGCAGCCCGACCTGGTCCGCGGCTATGCGCTGGCATTGCGCAAGACGGCCGACTGGATGAACAGCCATCCCGAGGAGGCCGCCGATGCACTGAGCAAGTCGGTGGGCGGCAAGGTTCCGCCGGCGGAGTTCCTGAAATACCTCAAGTCCCCCATGTACCAGAGCTACACCACCGATGCGGATCTGAAGACGCAGGCGGAGGCCATGCGCAGTTTCGGCGCGCTCAACAACGCGCCCAAATCGGCGGCGGACTTCTACGCGTTTCCTGCGGATGCCGGATCGAAGTGGTAG
- a CDS encoding ABC transporter ATP-binding protein: MPNEQMIAVAAGTSDALVEVDRVSIQFPGSRGRGTVVAVEDVCVSIRRGEKFVLLGPSGCGKSTLLTAIGGFIPVSSGEIRVDGKAVTRPSMNRVLVFQDFAQLLPWRTVVNNVEWAIAKRWPKMGAKERAERACHYIERVGLGVQAQQYPNTLSGGQKQRCAIARAFAIQPEILLMDEPFGALDAINREKMQHELNRLWDAEDKRVTIAFVTHDVNEAVHLGHRVMVMSRGPGRLRALVDNPNVGSPPHDASALKLVDELRELLKDTP; this comes from the coding sequence ATGCCGAATGAGCAAATGATCGCCGTCGCGGCGGGCACGAGCGATGCGCTGGTCGAAGTCGACCGCGTATCGATCCAGTTTCCCGGCTCGCGCGGCCGGGGCACGGTCGTCGCCGTCGAGGATGTCTGCGTTTCCATCCGGCGCGGAGAGAAGTTCGTGCTTCTCGGGCCGTCCGGCTGCGGCAAGTCGACGTTGCTCACGGCCATCGGCGGCTTCATTCCCGTCTCGTCCGGCGAGATCCGGGTGGACGGCAAGGCCGTGACCCGCCCTTCGATGAACCGCGTGCTCGTGTTCCAGGACTTCGCGCAGCTGCTGCCATGGCGCACGGTGGTCAACAACGTCGAATGGGCCATCGCCAAGCGGTGGCCGAAGATGGGCGCGAAGGAGCGCGCCGAGCGTGCGTGCCACTACATCGAACGGGTGGGCCTGGGCGTGCAGGCGCAGCAGTATCCGAACACCCTGTCCGGCGGACAGAAGCAGCGTTGCGCGATCGCGCGCGCGTTCGCGATACAGCCCGAGATCCTGCTGATGGACGAGCCCTTCGGCGCGCTCGACGCCATCAATCGCGAGAAGATGCAGCACGAGCTGAATCGCCTGTGGGACGCGGAGGACAAGCGCGTGACCATCGCCTTCGTCACGCATGACGTGAACGAGGCTGTGCACCTGGGGCATCGCGTGATGGTGATGAGCCGCGGGCCGGGCCGGCTTCGCGCGCTCGTCGACAACCCGAACGTCGGCAGTCCGCCGCACGACGCCAGCGCACTCAAGCTGGTCGATGAACTCCGAGAACTCCTGAAAGACACGCCATGA